The following is a genomic window from Sporocytophaga myxococcoides DSM 11118.
GGATATACGGGGAGTATATTGATCTCCGGGATCTTTCAACCAGCTATGGAAGTCCAAAAGTAGATAATATTTTAATATCATGCCAAACTTTTAGATTAAAAACATAATAAATAGGACCAATAGATTATTTACATGTACTAACATCTTTTATATTAATATTTTCGTTGTAATATTCAATGCATTTTTTTTATTTTTAATTGGATTTTTTACTAATTAGAAGTAATTTACTGATTAACAAGCTTCAACAATCAAAAGACAGCTCAATTACTATAAATTCCTTATTATCTATGCATTACATCTCACAATAATATTGGATAATACTTATACTAAACATTAAGATTTGATTTTGCTTAATAAATAAGATTTGAATTAAAGAATCGAATTACCGGCTATTATCGTTAAAATTACTTAAACTCCCTTAAATGAGAATTATAAAATTAACATTTCTACTTTTATTATATTGTACTGCAGCATTTTCCCAGAAAAACGCTCTTATAGGGGATTGGTATTTTATCAACAGGAATGGCATCATTCAAACCATTATTACAAAGGATTCAATTATTTCAAGACAACTATACTTTGACCTGTACCCTAAAGATTTACCGGCAGATAAGTACAAATATGAAAAAATTGCTTACAAAAAAAATCGAATATATGTCATATCTAAAAGTAAGAAAGGCAATGATTTAATGCATGCTTCTACCTTAGTAAATTTTGTTCCCGGTAAAAGTTTTCATATGGCTTGGAATGGGAATGACACTGCCGTGAAAGGAAATAAAAATCTTATCAGAACTTTAGAAAAAGATACTATTCTTAAATTCGGTTATGCTTTCTATTCTAAAAGTGAGATAGAAAGAATTCAGAAATTGAAAGAGGTTGAATCAATGAGCAAAGAGGAATTTGCGAAATATTGCAGAATATTTGTAAATCTTCACAATCAAACCATTTCAGAATTTGATAAATATGATCATGGTTATGCAGGAATTACATATATTTTTCAAATAACTGCCCAATCTTTACTCCATGCTGGCTATAATCCTATTGAATCTGAAGGCAAACTTGAAAAAATTTATATAAAATATGCTTCTGATCCGGAATTGAAAGAAATTCTTAACAGTCTTAGGATGCAATAAACTGATAATATTTTTTTATTGGTTATATTTTAAGGCTGAATTTTTCACTGGTCTTGTACAATTTTTTTAAAAATATTTTTAAACAATTTTCAAAAAATTATATTTAACCTTCGATTGAATCTAAGGAAAAGCCAAGATCTGTTCATACTGATCAGGCTTTTACTGATAGATTTCACTAATTAATAACTTTAACTAACCAACTAACTAGTACAATGAAAAAACAATTATTATCCATTGCCTTATTACTGGCATCTCTGACTTCTTTTGCGCAATTAGAACAAGGTAAATTACTTTTAGGTGGCCGTATTGGAATATCATCAACTTCACCAAACACGGTAAATGGCGGAACTACTGTAGATGGAGTAAAAACTACCTCATATTTTGTTACTCCTGCTATTGGATATTTCATTGCTGAAAATTTTGCATTAGGTTTAAATATCGGCTTTGGTGGGTATACTGAAAAAACTCCCGCAAATGCAGGTACACCAGAGTTGAAAGATAAAAATCCTTATTTCCTTATTGGTCCATTTGGAAGATATTACAAAAAATTCGGTGATAACTTTGCTGTTTTTGGGCAAGCGGCTATTGATTTCAGATTTGGTAAAAATAAAAATGAAACATATAATGCATTTTTTAATAGAATTGAGACTACTGAGAACAAAACAAGCTATTTTAGTCCAAATATAAGACCAGGTATTGTATTCTTCCCATATTCAAAAGTGGGCATTGAACTACTTGTCGGAAGAATCGGATATACTCACTCTGTTGTGAAATTTAATGACGACAGCAAGAGTAAAAATAATAGTGTAGACTTCAACTTTGACCTTGCTAATGTTCAACTAGGTGTGTTTTTATACTTATAATCTAAATATTATTAATTAAAAAACAAAGGCCATTTGACTATACAAATGGCCTTTATTTTTTGGGTTATGATCCGATATTTTAAACTTTATTATTTATCTAATAGCTTAAAATAGAAAGGCTATCAAAATGACAGCCTTCCATAAATTCATAATATCTCATCAACTATCTTATTAAAACTCTTCAACTTCAATATCCTTATTTAAAACCCCAACCTTAATTTCCCCTTTCAAATTACTTACAGGGTTTTTCTCATCTTTTTCAAACTTAATTTGTGAAATATAAGGTATCACAGCATACATTAATGGATCCTTTCCATGTGACCTTCTCAGTTCTTTTATATTTCCAGCCTGATCCAATGTAAAATAGAAGGCGCCAATCCCATCTATGTCCCTGATTGCATCAAGAGAAGGTAAATTCGTGACTTTCCAACCGGGAATACTAATTTCAAATCCCTGTTTTTCTATTTCTGTCTTCCTGTTTGAATATTGATATTCTCTTTTTATTATCTGATCATTAGTTGCATATGTGTATTTAACTGAATAATCAAGTTGACCATTTTTCTTATAACTTTCCTTTTTAATAAGCTGGCTCTTGTTGTTGTAATAATATTTGTCCGTAAGAAAAATCTCAGAATTCGCAAAGTGATAAGTAGTTCTTGCTTTTCTTCCAATGCTATCATAAGCATGCCTTTCTATATTTAACCCGAAATCGAGTATCTTTTTGTCTTTGTCATAACTTCTGACTTCTATCAACTGCTTACCAGCATAAGTGTACTTAACCACAGCTTTTTCCAGATTACCAACTCCTCTTAGTCTTCCTCTTTTATCAAAATTAAATTCATCTGTAAGCTGATTATTTTTATACTTAAATCTCTTAACAGCTGGTTTATTCGCAAGATCAAGATAAGAACCATCAATATAATGATTACTGATTTCGGCAATCAGACCTTCGTCGTTATATTTATATAATGTATATGATGGGTATTCCAAAGCTTCAGAAGTAGTGTCTGGCTTTATCATCTGACCATCTTTATTGAAGTATGATTTCTTTTCCAGTTTTCCCTTTCTGTCATATTCATATTTAATTGTCGCTATCCCACTCAGATCATTTTCCAGTTTGCCATAAAAGTTGACTCTGTTTTTCTGAATTAATCTATCTTTTTTATCTATTACTTCAGTCTTTATTGTTTGGGAAATACCTGAAATACTGATTAATACTAGCAGAATGAAGGGTACTAACTTTTTATAATCCATTGCTAACTTTAATTATTAAAATAGAAAAATACTTAACAGATTGACTTATTTTTAAGATGCTAAAATTAATAAAATAAATCCAATTTTAAATAGGTTTATTTCACTTTAAAGTATTAACGTTAATATGTATTTTCCCTGATAGGAATTGCGCACAAAAACACCAATAATCTGAATAACAATACTTTACTATATTGATTATTTTTAATAGAATAAACAAAAGGGTAAAAACGGAAAAAGAGCAGATACCTCTGCCCTTTTTTAAATTACTTCTTTAATGCAAATTCCTGTTTATCTGCAACTTTAGCCCCATCAAAACTTTTTTCCGTTAATACTCTGGTCTTGCGCATTTTAATTTTAGAATTCAATGCTTCGATAATACCGGCAAACGCCATTGCAAAGTAAATGTATGTCTTGTCAACATGAACACCAGAACCTTCCATCACAAGCATTGCGCCTATCATGATAAGAAAAGATAATGCCAGAACTTTCAATGATGGCCTTGATTCAACAAAATCTGATATTTTTCCAGATAAAAAGAACATTAAAGTCATTGATAATACAACTGCGGAAATCATTATTTCAACGCTATCTACCAGACCAATTGCTGTTAGTATCGAGTCTGCTGAGAACACCAGATCTATCAGCACAATTTGTAAAATCACTTTTACAAAAGTACCCTCCGTCTGTTCCTCTTTTATTTCATCATGAAATAAACCATGTATTTCTGATGTACTCTTATGAATCAGGAAAAGACCACCTGCAAGAAGTATCAGATCTCTTACAGATACTGGGTGATTCAATCCACCTGTTGTAGTTACACTGAATAGTGGATCTTTCATATGCGCAAGATCTGCAATGAATAATAAGGCAACTATCCTTACTCCCAAAGCCAGCACAAGGCCTATTTTTCTGGCAAGGGCCGCCTTCTTTTTATTCTGAAGACCATTAGCAAGCAAGCCTATAAAAATAATATTGTCAATCCCCAGCACTATCTCCATTGTTGTTAATACAAATATTGAAACTAGTATAGTTATCATCGTTAATTTTTTAAGTTTTATATTTTTTAATTAAAAGATTCATTTGTTATAAATACTGATGACGAATTAGTTTTACAGTATCCTCAATGCTTCTCGTACTGGCAGGTTGACCAATTGCGACAAACTTCCAGTTGTCTCCATTACGAACTATTTTTGCCATAATCATTGCTACCTTGCCTTGAAAACCAGGTTCAGAAGCAAGATCAAAATATGCGAAAGCTTTTTTAGATTCTGCCAAACTTCCATCTACCAGTCTTATTTTGGCATAAGGAATAGTATGAAATTCCTGTCCTTTATAGGAGTTCAGATATACCACTATTGATTCTACTTTTGGAGATACCTTTTTAAGATTGATGGATATAATTTCATTATCCTTTTCATCTTCATATGTATCACCTGTAAGATCATCACCTGTGTGATAGATTGAACTATCGTTTGATCTTCTTTTATTAAAATAAACAGTGTCTATTACCCTTTTGTCTTTATCAAACATTGTTACACTCCCATCCAGATCTACATTGACTTGAAGCAGTCCCCATAGTTTAGATATCTTTCCCCAGTTAAGACCCAGGAACATTGTCTCCAGATTTTTACCATCTTTTTCAAGATTTATAGATGATCCTTTTTTAAGATTTATCATTTTTTAGTTCTTTTAATTTTCAATTCATTATTTAAGCATATATATCAATCAAGCCTTGAAGCCCTTTATTATTGCCTGTACCGGTA
Proteins encoded in this region:
- a CDS encoding outer membrane beta-barrel protein — its product is MKKQLLSIALLLASLTSFAQLEQGKLLLGGRIGISSTSPNTVNGGTTVDGVKTTSYFVTPAIGYFIAENFALGLNIGFGGYTEKTPANAGTPELKDKNPYFLIGPFGRYYKKFGDNFAVFGQAAIDFRFGKNKNETYNAFFNRIETTENKTSYFSPNIRPGIVFFPYSKVGIELLVGRIGYTHSVVKFNDDSKSKNNSVDFNFDLANVQLGVFLYL
- a CDS encoding TerC family protein, which encodes MITILVSIFVLTTMEIVLGIDNIIFIGLLANGLQNKKKAALARKIGLVLALGVRIVALLFIADLAHMKDPLFSVTTTGGLNHPVSVRDLILLAGGLFLIHKSTSEIHGLFHDEIKEEQTEGTFVKVILQIVLIDLVFSADSILTAIGLVDSVEIMISAVVLSMTLMFFLSGKISDFVESRPSLKVLALSFLIMIGAMLVMEGSGVHVDKTYIYFAMAFAGIIEALNSKIKMRKTRVLTEKSFDGAKVADKQEFALKK
- a CDS encoding TerD family protein produces the protein MINLKKGSSINLEKDGKNLETMFLGLNWGKISKLWGLLQVNVDLDGSVTMFDKDKRVIDTVYFNKRRSNDSSIYHTGDDLTGDTYEDEKDNEIISINLKKVSPKVESIVVYLNSYKGQEFHTIPYAKIRLVDGSLAESKKAFAYFDLASEPGFQGKVAMIMAKIVRNGDNWKFVAIGQPASTRSIEDTVKLIRHQYL